Proteins from one Bifidobacterium sp. ESL0732 genomic window:
- a CDS encoding DUF308 domain-containing protein: MSDDNTNDNGSNVNDSNENNQENPNGQPTGQPEYGAYASHANAMNGNQHQYDSANSSSRNTGNTGNTGNTGQGPQNYGQYAGNQGGAPQGGPNANPYVYNGQGGNPNQPPYNGYAPNGYGPYAADPNQYNRQYQNGNPYVNGNPYTNPYAYQNGQGQYGPNSQRPNSGGPTAGGNRFNSQSARPGSNEWWRLNPFKLAEEWLPNQAKKTIRIVYGVVGIVALLLGLALLIWPGKTLVAVAIALGIYFVISGVIRVIGAIVENGLPGGWRVLDILVGLLLVIGGVVMLKNTVLSTAMLTILVTLTVGIGWIMEGIMALVETWRLPKSGWAIFYAVISILAGIVVLFSPFASVIVLVIFAGISMVVMGILAIIRAFRFGKN, translated from the coding sequence ATGTCAGACGATAATACGAATGATAATGGTTCGAATGTGAATGACAGCAACGAAAACAATCAGGAGAATCCCAATGGCCAGCCGACAGGTCAGCCAGAATATGGGGCTTATGCTTCTCATGCCAATGCCATGAATGGCAACCAGCACCAGTATGACAGCGCTAATTCGTCTTCGCGCAATACCGGGAATACTGGGAATACTGGGAATACCGGGCAAGGCCCTCAGAACTACGGCCAATACGCCGGTAATCAAGGTGGCGCTCCACAAGGAGGCCCCAACGCCAATCCATACGTGTATAACGGTCAAGGTGGGAATCCGAATCAGCCTCCATACAACGGCTATGCCCCCAATGGCTATGGCCCGTATGCCGCAGATCCCAACCAATACAATCGGCAATACCAAAATGGCAATCCTTACGTCAACGGCAATCCCTACACAAACCCCTATGCCTATCAAAACGGTCAAGGCCAATACGGGCCAAACAGCCAACGGCCCAACAGCGGCGGACCGACGGCAGGTGGCAACCGTTTCAATTCGCAGTCGGCCCGGCCGGGCAGCAATGAATGGTGGCGTTTGAATCCTTTCAAGCTTGCTGAGGAATGGCTTCCGAACCAAGCGAAGAAAACCATTCGCATCGTCTACGGTGTCGTCGGAATCGTCGCGTTGCTGCTTGGCCTTGCATTACTGATCTGGCCTGGCAAGACATTGGTGGCCGTGGCCATCGCGCTGGGCATCTACTTCGTGATTTCTGGTGTCATCCGTGTCATCGGCGCCATCGTCGAAAACGGGTTGCCTGGCGGCTGGCGCGTGCTTGATATCCTAGTCGGTCTCCTTTTGGTGATTGGCGGTGTGGTCATGCTCAAGAACACCGTTCTCTCGACCGCAATGCTGACGATTCTGGTCACGCTCACGGTTGGCATCGGCTGGATTATGGAAGGCATCATGGCGCTGGTGGAGACCTGGCGTCTGCCGAAGTCCGGATGGGCCATCTTCTACGCGGTCATCTCCATCCTCGCCGGCATCGTCGTCTTGTTCTCCCCGTTCGCCTCGGTGATCGTGCTGGTTATTTTCGCCGGAATCTCCATGGTGGTCATGGGTATCCTTGCCATCATTCGCGCTTTCCGTTTCGGCAAGAACTGA
- the map gene encoding type I methionyl aminopeptidase gives MIELKTPKEIASMKVAGRFVGSILKELQETTKVGTNLLEIDDLVRRRIESRKGAESCYVDYAPDFGTGPFKHYICTSVNDAVLHGVPYDYALKDGDLVSLDLAISVDGWCGDSAVSFVVGKDPNPEDIALIKCTEEALAAGIAAAQSGNRLGDVSAAVGDVAHEHGYTVNMEFGGHGIGHVMHGDPFVPNDGKAHHGYKLRPGLTIAIEPWFMKTTDEIYQDAKDGWTLRSSDGSNGAHSEHTIAITDNGPEILTVRE, from the coding sequence ATGATTGAATTGAAAACGCCAAAGGAAATCGCCTCGATGAAGGTCGCCGGCCGTTTCGTCGGCAGCATCCTAAAAGAGCTGCAGGAAACCACAAAGGTCGGTACGAATCTGCTGGAGATCGACGACCTCGTTCGTCGTCGCATCGAAAGCCGCAAGGGCGCCGAATCCTGCTATGTGGATTACGCCCCTGATTTCGGTACCGGCCCATTCAAGCATTACATCTGCACGTCGGTCAATGATGCCGTGCTGCATGGTGTTCCTTATGATTATGCCCTCAAAGACGGCGATCTTGTGAGCCTTGACCTGGCCATCAGCGTCGACGGATGGTGCGGCGACTCAGCAGTGAGCTTTGTGGTCGGCAAAGACCCGAATCCTGAAGATATCGCTCTGATCAAGTGCACCGAGGAGGCGCTCGCGGCCGGTATCGCTGCGGCCCAGTCCGGTAACCGGCTTGGCGACGTTTCTGCCGCAGTCGGCGACGTGGCACACGAGCACGGCTATACCGTCAACATGGAGTTCGGCGGCCACGGCATCGGCCATGTCATGCACGGCGATCCCTTCGTTCCCAATGATGGAAAGGCCCATCACGGATACAAGCTTCGTCCGGGCCTGACCATTGCCATCGAACCGTGGTTCATGAAGACCACCGACGAGATCTACCAGGATGCCAAGGACGGCTGGACGCTGCGCAGTTCCGACGGTTCCAACGGTGCCCACAGCGAGCACACCATCGCCATCACCGACAATGGCCCGGAGATCCTGACCGTTCGCGAGTAG
- a CDS encoding citrate synthase, which produces MVEAKLNVDASKFDLPIVKATEGADGIVVSSLKNDGFVTLDPGFLTTAQCESKITFIDGQNSILRYRGYPIEQLCEQSDFLEVAWLLQHGELPSKAEYDQFCLDLNHRTMVGEDFRSFMASFPRSAQPMSVLASAINALAAFYPDTTDISDPDQLDESARIIMAKARTIVSYIYRRRRDEPMLYPDVARGYVDDFLRMCFAVPYEPYESDELSVHALGRLLIIHADHEQNCSTSVVRIAGSAHANLYSAVAAGVNALSGPLHGGANEAVLKQLEVIRDSGESVSQFVENAKKDGKRISGFGHRVYKCYDPRAVVAKHYLEQLMARGDVDNRLPADERALFDIATELEDIATHDDYFVSRHLYPNVDFYTGLLYRVIGFDAPMFTPLFALGRIPGWIAQYREMLTDPQTKIGRPRQVYTGETERDYVPMNER; this is translated from the coding sequence ATGGTGGAGGCAAAACTCAATGTGGATGCGAGCAAGTTTGATTTGCCCATTGTCAAGGCCACGGAGGGAGCCGACGGCATTGTGGTCTCCAGCCTCAAAAACGACGGCTTTGTCACCCTTGATCCGGGTTTTCTGACCACCGCGCAGTGCGAATCCAAAATCACTTTCATCGACGGTCAGAATTCCATCCTGCGTTATCGAGGCTACCCGATTGAGCAGCTGTGCGAACAATCCGATTTCCTTGAAGTGGCGTGGCTCTTGCAGCATGGCGAGTTGCCGAGCAAGGCCGAATACGATCAGTTCTGCCTCGACCTGAACCACCGGACCATGGTGGGAGAGGACTTCCGCAGCTTCATGGCCTCGTTCCCGCGTTCCGCCCAACCGATGAGCGTGCTCGCCTCTGCTATCAATGCGCTTGCGGCATTTTATCCGGACACCACTGATATCAGTGACCCCGATCAGCTCGACGAATCGGCGCGTATCATCATGGCCAAGGCCCGTACCATCGTCAGCTATATTTATAGGCGTCGTCGCGATGAGCCCATGCTGTACCCGGATGTCGCCCGAGGATATGTCGACGATTTCCTGCGCATGTGCTTTGCGGTACCTTACGAGCCGTACGAATCGGATGAGCTTTCCGTCCATGCGTTGGGTCGTCTGCTCATCATTCATGCCGACCATGAACAGAACTGCTCGACTTCCGTAGTGCGTATCGCCGGCAGCGCCCACGCGAATCTGTATTCGGCAGTTGCCGCCGGTGTTAATGCGCTTTCCGGTCCGTTGCATGGCGGTGCCAACGAAGCGGTATTGAAGCAGCTTGAGGTCATTCGCGATTCCGGCGAAAGCGTCAGCCAGTTCGTCGAAAACGCGAAGAAGGACGGGAAGCGTATTTCCGGTTTCGGCCATCGCGTCTACAAATGCTATGATCCGCGTGCCGTGGTCGCTAAGCATTATCTGGAACAGCTCATGGCACGAGGTGACGTCGACAATCGCTTGCCTGCGGACGAACGTGCGCTGTTCGATATCGCCACGGAACTCGAGGATATCGCCACGCACGACGATTATTTCGTTTCCCGTCACCTTTATCCGAATGTCGATTTCTATACTGGGCTGCTTTACCGGGTCATCGGCTTTGATGCCCCGATGTTCACTCCGCTGTTCGCGCTCGGCCGCATTCCTGGCTGGATTGCGCAATACCGCGAGATGCTGACTGATCCACAGACCAAAATCGGCCGTCCGCGCCAGGTCTACACCGGAGAAACCGAACGCGACTACGTACCGATGAATGAGCGCTAG
- the dapD gene encoding 2,3,4,5-tetrahydropyridine-2,6-dicarboxylate N-succinyltransferase, which yields MSDERTAWGWGLASIDEAGNTLDVWYPKLEMGAAPDEASRPQHGFGALAYEQADARGVRRVPVFTVSALDSPIVDAADAYLRLHLLSMCMVEPNTINLDGIFAKLANVVWTNYGPFAAENFALRKMDVMNAVAKSGVVAGGMPTPHVDVNVLGVDKFPRMVDYVVPEGVRIGDADRVRLGAHLATGTTVMHAGFVNFNAGTLGTCMIEGRVSQGVTVGNGSDVGGGSSIMGTLSGGGKLRNSIGEHSLLGANAGIGISLGDNCVVEAGLYVTAGTKITIHDKAKIAAGEPLEVVKGSELSGKDNILFIRNSVTGAIEARYRKVGIALNEKLHKN from the coding sequence ATGAGTGACGAACGGACGGCTTGGGGCTGGGGTCTGGCCTCGATTGATGAGGCAGGCAATACGCTGGACGTATGGTATCCAAAGCTTGAGATGGGTGCGGCGCCTGACGAGGCTTCCCGACCGCAGCACGGTTTCGGCGCTTTGGCATATGAACAGGCCGATGCACGCGGTGTACGGCGCGTACCGGTGTTTACTGTTTCTGCTCTTGACTCCCCCATCGTCGACGCGGCCGACGCTTACCTGCGCTTGCACTTGCTGAGCATGTGCATGGTGGAGCCGAACACCATCAACCTTGATGGCATCTTCGCCAAGCTCGCCAATGTGGTGTGGACTAACTACGGACCGTTCGCCGCCGAGAACTTCGCGTTGCGCAAGATGGACGTGATGAACGCCGTGGCAAAATCAGGCGTCGTTGCCGGTGGCATGCCCACTCCCCACGTCGACGTCAACGTGCTCGGTGTCGACAAGTTCCCGCGTATGGTCGACTATGTGGTGCCCGAGGGCGTGCGTATCGGCGATGCGGACCGCGTACGTCTTGGCGCTCACCTGGCGACAGGCACAACCGTAATGCACGCTGGTTTCGTCAACTTCAACGCCGGAACGCTCGGCACCTGCATGATCGAGGGCCGGGTCTCCCAAGGCGTCACCGTCGGCAACGGTTCCGACGTCGGCGGCGGCTCGTCCATCATGGGCACGCTTTCCGGTGGCGGAAAGCTGCGCAACTCAATCGGCGAGCACAGCCTCTTGGGCGCGAACGCGGGCATCGGCATTTCTCTGGGCGACAACTGCGTGGTGGAAGCGGGTCTTTATGTCACCGCCGGCACCAAGATCACCATCCACGACAAGGCCAAAATCGCTGCCGGCGAGCCGCTGGAAGTCGTCAAGGGGTCGGAGCTTTCAGGCAAGGACAATATCCTCTTCATCCGCAATTCGGTGACCGGCGCCATCGAGGCCCGCTACCGCAAGGTTGGCATCGCTCTGAACGAAAAGCTGCACAAGAACTGA
- the prfB gene encoding peptide chain release factor 2, translated as MAEFDFSQALGEARKKYETIEKALDVDRLKSEIDELEKEASAPNLWDDVENAQKVTSRLSNKQGLIKKLDSLSSRLDDTETLYELGQEEDDVDSMKEAQNGVDALQKDLDEMEIQTLLDGEYDERSAVVTIRSGAGGVDAADFAQMLLRMYLRWAERNGYKAKVMDTSYAEEAGIKSATFEVDAPYAYGRLSVEGGTHRLVRISPFDNQGRRQTSFAAVEVVPLVEETDHIDIPDSDIRVDTYCSSGPGGQGVNTTYSAVRITHLPTGIVVTMQDERSQIQNRAAAMAVLQSRLLVLRHEEEAKKKKELAGDIKASWGDQMRSYVLHPYQMVKDLRTGYETSQTQAVFDGDINGFIDAGIRWRHEQRRQAALEAEQNEDKK; from the coding sequence ATGGCAGAATTTGATTTTTCCCAAGCGTTGGGTGAGGCGCGTAAAAAATACGAGACGATCGAAAAGGCGTTGGACGTCGATCGTCTGAAGTCCGAAATCGATGAGTTGGAGAAAGAGGCATCGGCGCCGAATCTCTGGGACGACGTCGAGAACGCACAAAAGGTCACCAGTCGGCTTTCCAACAAGCAGGGGCTGATTAAGAAGCTCGATTCGCTTTCGAGTAGGCTTGACGACACCGAAACCCTTTACGAATTGGGTCAGGAAGAGGACGACGTCGATTCGATGAAAGAGGCCCAGAACGGTGTCGATGCGCTGCAGAAGGACCTCGACGAGATGGAAATCCAGACCCTGCTTGACGGCGAATACGATGAACGTAGCGCGGTGGTGACCATCCGAAGCGGCGCGGGCGGCGTGGATGCGGCCGATTTCGCGCAAATGCTCCTGCGTATGTACCTACGCTGGGCAGAGCGCAACGGCTACAAGGCCAAGGTCATGGACACGTCCTACGCCGAAGAGGCTGGCATCAAGTCCGCCACTTTCGAAGTTGACGCACCTTACGCCTACGGTCGTCTTTCCGTAGAGGGCGGCACGCACCGCCTCGTCCGTATATCACCTTTCGATAACCAAGGTCGCCGTCAGACCAGCTTTGCAGCCGTCGAGGTGGTGCCGTTGGTCGAAGAAACCGACCACATCGATATTCCCGATTCCGATATCCGCGTGGATACCTATTGCTCCTCAGGCCCCGGTGGTCAGGGCGTCAACACCACATATTCCGCGGTCCGTATCACCCATTTGCCCACCGGCATCGTGGTGACCATGCAGGACGAGCGCAGCCAGATACAGAACCGTGCCGCCGCCATGGCTGTCCTCCAGTCCCGCCTTTTAGTGCTTCGTCATGAAGAGGAGGCCAAAAAGAAGAAGGAACTGGCCGGCGATATCAAGGCGAGTTGGGGAGATCAGATGCGTTCGTATGTATTACATCCTTATCAAATGGTTAAGGATCTGCGCACCGGCTACGAGACCAGCCAGACACAGGCCGTTTTTGACGGTGACATCAACGGGTTCATTGACGCCGGCATCCGCTGGCGCCATGAGCAGCGCCGTCAGGCCGCGCTTGAAGCCGAGCAAAACGAAGATAAAAAGTAA
- the ftsE gene encoding cell division ATP-binding protein FtsE produces the protein MALITLDKVSKIYPKGTRPALDHVNLNIERGDFVFLVGASGSGKTTLLSLLLREEEATDGEIRVAGNDLRRLSPRQIPQYRRSIGFIFQDYKLLNNKTVWQNVAFALEVIGTRRSTIKSLVPKVLETVGLTGKEKNYPHELSGGEAQRVAIARAYVNHPQILLADEPTGNLDPTTSLGIMEVLDAINRTGTTVVMATHNEEIVNSMRKRVVELHAGKIVRDENKGSYDSARYFPDAEVESKAKRVIDPAANKFKRPQTPVNAISTTSGQNLDSSPIDDRSVVATQAMDAVADAVANGTGENEGIARLASAMHSGRTGRYGEAFQSAETTMTWGKGLSAEEMTGAHKSLSDSGQPSETKRTVKADKTKSDTAKTKAKAPSLPAPPVPPSQAKSESPSKSKSKSAAATGEQRKQVQNAQGRKGGKNAEERK, from the coding sequence ATGGCGTTGATTACATTGGACAAGGTCTCCAAGATCTATCCGAAGGGCACCAGACCCGCCCTCGACCATGTCAACCTCAACATCGAACGCGGCGATTTCGTCTTTTTGGTGGGCGCTTCTGGCTCTGGCAAAACGACATTGCTCAGTCTTCTGCTGCGTGAGGAGGAAGCAACGGATGGCGAAATCCGCGTGGCCGGCAACGACTTGCGCCGCTTGAGCCCCCGTCAGATTCCGCAGTACCGTCGTTCCATCGGCTTCATTTTCCAGGACTACAAGCTGCTGAATAACAAAACCGTCTGGCAGAATGTCGCCTTTGCGCTTGAGGTTATCGGCACACGCCGTTCGACCATCAAGTCGTTGGTTCCCAAAGTTCTTGAAACCGTTGGTCTTACAGGCAAGGAAAAGAACTACCCGCACGAACTTTCCGGCGGCGAGGCCCAGCGTGTGGCCATTGCGCGCGCCTACGTCAACCACCCGCAGATTCTTCTGGCCGACGAGCCCACCGGCAATCTCGACCCCACCACATCACTGGGCATCATGGAAGTCCTCGACGCCATCAATCGCACCGGCACCACCGTCGTCATGGCCACCCACAACGAGGAAATCGTCAACTCCATGCGCAAGCGTGTCGTCGAACTGCACGCCGGCAAGATCGTGCGTGACGAGAACAAGGGCAGCTACGATTCGGCCCGGTACTTCCCGGATGCTGAAGTGGAATCCAAAGCGAAACGGGTTATCGACCCCGCTGCCAACAAATTCAAGCGTCCGCAGACGCCAGTCAATGCCATATCGACAACATCTGGGCAGAATCTCGACTCCTCACCCATCGACGACCGTTCCGTGGTCGCTACGCAAGCCATGGATGCTGTCGCCGACGCAGTTGCCAACGGAACCGGCGAAAACGAAGGCATTGCCCGTCTCGCAAGCGCCATGCACTCCGGCAGAACGGGACGGTATGGTGAGGCATTCCAGTCCGCGGAAACCACGATGACGTGGGGCAAGGGTCTTAGTGCCGAGGAGATGACCGGTGCGCACAAATCGCTGTCGGATTCGGGTCAGCCTTCTGAAACCAAGCGGACAGTAAAAGCCGATAAGACGAAGTCCGATACGGCGAAAACCAAGGCCAAGGCGCCGTCTCTGCCAGCGCCTCCGGTTCCGCCGTCACAAGCGAAATCCGAATCACCGTCGAAGTCAAAATCGAAGTCGGCGGCCGCCACTGGTGAGCAAAGAAAACAGGTTCAGAACGCACAGGGCCGTAAGGGCGGCAAGAATGCTGAGGAGCGGAAATGA